A stretch of Paludisphaera borealis DNA encodes these proteins:
- a CDS encoding N-acetylglucosamine-6-phosphate deacetylase, with product MNLIARDWETSSWIEIAVRDGVVESVDRLDDPAPVGADDPFVAPAFWDVQTNGRWGHSFSSPELTADQVVAIVRAQRELGTARLCPTLVTAPIDHMIHGLRTIASACETHPDVARMVVGIHLEGPYLSDLPGYRGAHPPEAMHDPDWNEFERLQQASGDRVILMTLAPERTGAIAFIDRAARAGLTIALGHTAADGPTLRAAVDAGARLSTHLGNGIVAELPRHPNPIWRQAAEDRLWASLIADGWHLDPDVLRVLVRAKGLDRVVLVSDAGWLSGLPVGTYGDWAVDPSGKIVVAGTPYLAGSNQGLETGLRNLDRVVPCFPRPLLDTVTTNPAALLNRPAPRIAPGEPANLVVVRRPEPGAFTLERTCVDGVWVENSSNP from the coding sequence ATGAACCTCATCGCCCGAGACTGGGAGACGTCGAGCTGGATCGAGATCGCGGTTCGCGACGGGGTCGTCGAGTCGGTCGACCGTCTCGACGACCCGGCGCCAGTCGGTGCTGACGACCCGTTCGTCGCGCCGGCGTTCTGGGACGTGCAGACCAACGGGCGATGGGGCCATTCGTTCTCGAGTCCCGAGCTGACGGCCGATCAGGTGGTTGCCATCGTCCGGGCTCAGCGCGAACTGGGAACGGCCCGGCTCTGCCCGACCCTCGTGACGGCCCCGATCGACCACATGATCCACGGGCTCCGGACGATCGCCTCGGCCTGCGAAACCCACCCCGACGTCGCCCGCATGGTCGTCGGAATTCATCTGGAAGGGCCGTACCTCTCGGACCTGCCGGGATACCGGGGGGCCCATCCCCCGGAGGCCATGCACGACCCCGATTGGAACGAGTTCGAGCGGCTTCAGCAAGCGTCAGGCGACCGGGTGATCCTCATGACCCTCGCCCCCGAACGAACCGGTGCGATCGCGTTCATCGACAGAGCCGCGCGAGCCGGCCTGACCATCGCACTCGGCCATACGGCCGCCGACGGGCCGACCCTGCGGGCGGCGGTCGACGCCGGGGCGAGGCTGAGCACCCATCTCGGCAATGGCATCGTCGCCGAACTCCCTCGTCACCCCAACCCGATCTGGCGGCAGGCGGCCGAGGACCGGCTCTGGGCCTCGCTGATCGCCGACGGCTGGCACCTCGACCCCGACGTCCTCCGCGTCCTGGTCCGGGCCAAGGGACTGGACCGCGTCGTCCTGGTCAGCGACGCCGGCTGGCTTTCAGGCTTGCCAGTCGGGACCTACGGCGACTGGGCCGTCGACCCCTCGGGCAAGATCGTCGTCGCCGGCACGCCGTACCTCGCCGGCTCGAACCAGGGGCTCGAAACCGGCCTGAGGAACCTCGACCGGGTCGTTCCGTGCTTCCCCCGGCCGCTGCTCGACACGGTTACGACCAACCCGGCCGCGCTGCTGAACCGCCCCGCGCCCCGGATCGCCCCCGGCGAACCCGCGAACCTGGTGGTCGTCCGCCGCCCCGAGCCCGGCGCCTTCACACTCGAACGGACCTGCGTCGACGGGGTGTGGGTCGAGAACTCATCGAATCCATAA
- a CDS encoding CTP synthase, with product MAKHIFVTGGVVSSLGKGLTCASIGMILEQRGLRVRLQKFDPYINVDPGTMSPYQHGEVYVLDDGSETDLDLGHYERFTHAPLTKDCNFTTGKIYLSVIQKEREGRFYEGKTVQVIPHVTDEIKSAIHRLATDDVDVVITEIGGTVGDIESLPFLEAIRQFALDVGRENCLYIHLTLVPYLKAAGELKTKPTQHSVGALRQIGIQPDVLICRTEHSISEDDKDKIALFCNLEKKAVIEERDRQYSIYEVPVSLVKNGLDNLLVKRLGLKAGPLDLTAWTEMVDRIVNPKQEVRIAVVGKYMKHRDSYKSVYEALDHAGIAHRARVSVVRVEAEEVSTRGADALLGGVDGILVPGGFGMRGIEGKIEAIRYARTNGIPYFGICLGMQTAVVEFARSVLGLEDANSTEFEKDCEHPVIALMEEQQGVTERGGTMRLGAWPCSLEPGSLARAAYGVDQISERHRHRYEFNNKYRDAFEQAGLIASGKSPDGQIVEIVELADHPWFLAVQFHPEFKSKPTEAHPLFREFVAAALKRREAGRTAAGADREAKVTAS from the coding sequence ATGGCCAAGCATATCTTCGTTACGGGCGGCGTGGTCAGTTCGCTCGGCAAAGGTCTCACCTGCGCTTCAATCGGCATGATCCTCGAACAGCGCGGTCTGCGGGTCCGGCTCCAGAAGTTCGACCCGTACATCAACGTCGACCCGGGGACGATGAGCCCGTACCAGCACGGCGAGGTCTACGTCCTCGACGACGGCTCGGAAACCGACCTCGACCTCGGCCACTATGAGCGGTTCACCCACGCGCCGCTCACCAAGGATTGCAACTTCACGACGGGCAAGATCTACCTGTCGGTCATCCAGAAAGAGCGCGAGGGACGGTTCTACGAGGGCAAGACCGTCCAGGTGATCCCCCATGTCACCGACGAGATCAAGAGCGCCATTCACCGGCTTGCGACCGACGACGTCGACGTCGTCATCACCGAGATCGGCGGCACGGTCGGCGACATCGAGAGCCTGCCGTTCTTGGAGGCGATCCGCCAGTTCGCCCTCGACGTCGGCCGCGAGAACTGCCTCTACATCCACCTGACCCTCGTGCCTTACCTGAAGGCGGCGGGCGAGTTGAAGACCAAGCCGACGCAGCACTCGGTCGGCGCACTGCGACAGATCGGCATCCAGCCCGACGTCCTGATCTGCCGGACCGAGCACTCGATCTCCGAGGACGACAAGGACAAGATCGCCCTCTTCTGCAACCTTGAGAAGAAGGCCGTCATCGAGGAGCGCGACCGCCAGTACAGCATCTATGAAGTCCCCGTCAGCCTCGTCAAGAACGGGCTCGACAACCTGCTGGTGAAACGGCTGGGCTTGAAGGCCGGCCCGCTCGACCTCACGGCCTGGACCGAGATGGTCGACCGGATCGTGAACCCCAAGCAAGAGGTTCGGATCGCTGTAGTCGGCAAGTACATGAAGCATCGCGACTCCTACAAATCGGTCTACGAGGCCCTCGACCACGCGGGGATCGCGCACCGGGCGCGGGTGTCTGTGGTCCGGGTCGAGGCCGAGGAAGTCAGCACCCGGGGGGCCGACGCGCTCCTCGGCGGAGTCGACGGCATTCTCGTCCCCGGCGGCTTCGGCATGCGAGGGATCGAAGGGAAGATCGAGGCGATCCGGTACGCCAGGACCAACGGGATCCCGTATTTCGGAATCTGCCTGGGGATGCAGACCGCCGTGGTCGAATTCGCCCGCAGCGTGCTCGGGCTCGAAGACGCCAACAGCACCGAGTTCGAGAAAGACTGCGAGCACCCGGTCATCGCCTTGATGGAGGAGCAGCAAGGAGTCACCGAGCGAGGCGGTACGATGCGCCTCGGCGCATGGCCTTGCTCCCTGGAACCGGGCAGCTTGGCCCGCGCGGCCTATGGGGTCGACCAGATCTCGGAACGCCACCGCCACCGCTACGAGTTCAACAACAAGTACCGCGACGCCTTCGAGCAAGCCGGCTTGATCGCCTCGGGGAAGAGTCCCGACGGTCAGATCGTCGAGATCGTCGAGCTGGCCGACCACCCGTGGTTCCTGGCAGTCCAGTTCCATCCGGAGTTCAAGTCGAAGCCGACCGAGGCCCACCCGCTGTTCCGCGAATTCGTCGCCGCCGCCCTGAAGCGCCGCGAGGCCGGCCGGACCGCCGCCGGCGCCGACCGCGAAGCGAAGGTCACGGCGTCTTAA
- a CDS encoding succinate dehydrogenase/fumarate reductase iron-sulfur subunit, which translates to MNLTLHVWRQKNRTAPGAFVSYTEEARGISTDMSFLEMLDVVNERLIHKGQEPIAFDHDCREGICGQCGVVVNGETHGPRRATTTCQLHMRSFRDGDVLTIEPWRAGAFPVVKDLMVDRSAFDRVIAAGGFISVRTGNAPEANDVAVPKQDADLAMDAAACIGCGACVAACPNASAMLFVAAKAEHLNLLPQGHPEKDRRVVAMIDQADAEGFGNCSNHGECEAACPKEISLGFIARLNGDYRRALVKRPRTVGASGGSG; encoded by the coding sequence CTGAATCTAACCCTTCACGTCTGGCGGCAGAAGAATCGAACGGCCCCGGGCGCGTTCGTATCCTATACCGAGGAAGCGCGCGGCATCAGCACCGACATGTCGTTCCTGGAGATGCTCGACGTCGTCAACGAGCGGCTGATCCACAAGGGGCAAGAGCCGATCGCCTTCGACCACGACTGTCGCGAGGGGATCTGCGGCCAGTGCGGCGTCGTCGTCAACGGCGAAACTCACGGCCCCCGCCGGGCGACCACCACTTGCCAGCTCCACATGCGGAGCTTCCGCGACGGCGACGTGCTGACCATCGAACCCTGGCGCGCGGGGGCGTTCCCCGTGGTCAAGGACCTGATGGTCGACCGCAGCGCCTTCGACCGGGTGATCGCCGCCGGCGGTTTCATCTCGGTGCGGACCGGCAACGCGCCCGAGGCGAACGACGTCGCCGTCCCCAAGCAAGACGCCGACCTGGCGATGGACGCCGCCGCCTGCATCGGCTGTGGCGCCTGCGTCGCCGCCTGCCCCAACGCGTCGGCCATGCTGTTCGTGGCCGCCAAGGCCGAGCACCTCAACCTGCTCCCCCAGGGCCACCCCGAGAAAGACCGCCGGGTCGTGGCCATGATCGATCAGGCCGACGCCGAGGGCTTCGGCAACTGCTCCAACCACGGCGAGTGCGAGGCCGCCTGCCCCAAGGAAATCAGCCTGGGCTTCATCGCCCGGCTCAACGGCGACTACCGCCGCGCCCTCGTCAAACGCCCCCGTACCGTCGGCGCCTCCGGAGGATCCGGCTGA
- a CDS encoding fumarate reductase/succinate dehydrogenase flavoprotein subunit → MELKSNVPPGPLDQKWTEHKFNMKLVNPANKRKYSVIVVGTGLAGGSAAASLAELGYQVSCFCFQDSPRRAHSIAAQGGINAAKNYQNDGDSVHRLFYDTIKGGDFRSREANVHRLAEVSVNIIDQCVAQGVPFAREYSGLLANRSFGGAQVSRTFYARGQTGQQLLLGAYQALERQVGLGAVKMHTRHEMQQLVVIDGKARGIVTRDLITGEVESHSADAVILATGGYGTVFYLATYAKGCNATAIWRAYKKGAAFANPCYTQIHPTCIPVTGDHQSKLTLMSESLRNDGRIWVPKAQGDHRPASEIPEGERDYYLERKYPSFGNLSPRDIASRAAKQVCDEGRGVGKTGKGVYLDFAEAIGRLGVDTIRERYGNLFDMYERITDENPYKSPMRIYPASHYTMGGLWVDYNLMSTINGMFVLGEANFSDHGANRLGASALMQGLADGYFVAPYTVGNYFGSNKFEKVGVDHPAFKQAEAEVADRSKRLLGIKGDTTPDEFHRELGTIMWTHCGMARTEQSLQTALAELPALRERFWKKVRVLGGEEQVNQSLEKAGRVADLIELGELMCRDALERRESCGGHFREEYQTPDGEALRDDEHFCHVAAWEYKGDDAPPVRHVENLDFENVHLQTRSYK, encoded by the coding sequence ACAAGCGGAAGTACTCCGTGATCGTCGTGGGGACCGGCCTGGCCGGCGGATCGGCCGCCGCGTCGCTCGCCGAGCTGGGCTACCAGGTCTCGTGCTTCTGCTTTCAAGACAGTCCCCGCCGCGCGCACTCGATCGCCGCTCAGGGGGGCATCAACGCCGCCAAGAACTATCAGAACGACGGCGACAGCGTCCACCGACTCTTCTACGACACGATCAAGGGGGGCGACTTCCGCTCCCGCGAGGCCAACGTCCACCGGCTCGCCGAGGTGTCGGTCAACATCATCGACCAGTGCGTCGCGCAGGGCGTCCCGTTCGCCCGCGAGTACAGCGGCCTGCTCGCCAACCGATCGTTCGGCGGCGCCCAGGTGTCGCGGACGTTCTACGCGCGGGGTCAGACCGGCCAGCAGCTTCTCCTGGGCGCCTACCAGGCGCTGGAGCGGCAGGTCGGGCTGGGCGCGGTCAAGATGCACACCCGCCACGAGATGCAGCAGCTCGTCGTGATCGACGGCAAGGCGCGCGGCATCGTGACCCGCGACCTGATCACCGGCGAGGTGGAATCGCACTCGGCCGACGCCGTCATCCTGGCCACGGGGGGCTACGGCACGGTCTTCTACCTGGCGACCTACGCGAAGGGCTGCAACGCCACGGCGATCTGGCGGGCCTACAAGAAGGGCGCGGCGTTCGCCAACCCCTGCTACACCCAGATCCACCCGACCTGCATCCCCGTCACCGGCGACCACCAGAGCAAGCTGACGTTGATGTCGGAGTCGCTCCGCAACGACGGCCGCATCTGGGTGCCCAAGGCGCAAGGCGACCACCGCCCGGCCTCCGAAATCCCCGAGGGCGAACGCGACTACTACCTCGAACGCAAATACCCGAGCTTCGGCAACCTCTCGCCCCGCGACATCGCGTCGCGCGCCGCCAAGCAGGTTTGCGACGAAGGCCGCGGCGTGGGCAAGACCGGCAAGGGGGTCTACCTCGACTTCGCCGAGGCCATCGGCCGCCTGGGCGTCGACACGATCCGCGAGCGCTACGGCAATCTGTTCGACATGTACGAGCGGATCACCGACGAGAACCCCTACAAGTCGCCGATGCGGATCTATCCCGCCTCGCACTACACGATGGGGGGGCTCTGGGTCGACTATAACCTGATGAGCACCATCAACGGCATGTTCGTGCTGGGCGAAGCCAACTTCTCCGACCACGGCGCCAACCGCCTGGGCGCGAGCGCGCTCATGCAAGGGCTGGCCGACGGCTACTTCGTCGCGCCGTACACCGTCGGCAACTACTTCGGCTCGAACAAGTTCGAGAAGGTCGGCGTCGACCACCCGGCCTTCAAGCAAGCCGAAGCCGAAGTCGCCGACCGCTCCAAGCGGCTGCTGGGGATCAAGGGCGACACGACGCCCGACGAGTTCCATCGAGAGCTGGGCACGATCATGTGGACCCACTGCGGCATGGCCCGCACCGAGCAAAGCCTGCAAACGGCCCTCGCCGAGCTGCCGGCGCTCCGCGAACGGTTCTGGAAAAAGGTCCGGGTCCTCGGCGGTGAAGAGCAGGTCAACCAGTCGCTCGAAAAGGCCGGCCGCGTCGCCGACCTGATCGAACTCGGCGAGCTGATGTGCCGCGACGCCCTCGAACGCCGCGAGTCGTGCGGCGGCCACTTCCGCGAAGAGTATCAGACGCCCGACGGCGAGGCGCTCCGCGACGACGAGCATTTCTGCCACGTCGCCGCCTGGGAGTACAAGGGCGACGACGCCCCGCCGGTCCGCCACGTCGAAAACCTCGACTTCGAGAACGTCCACCTTCAGACGCGAAGCTACAAGTAG
- a CDS encoding DUF1592 domain-containing protein: MSQSAGRRRKSFRLLLVLIPTALVLAQVGASAAVDSFETLTTEYGRDVQPLMKQFCIKCHSTEEQQGDLDLERFAKFDDVRRNERVWKKVVEMLDEGEMPPKKAKPQPTADERAKLRGWAARYLKAEAYAIAGDPGPVVLRRLNNVQYTYTLRDLTGFDFQPAREFPIDSAAGEGFTNTGNALVMSPSLLGKYLESAKRIASHAVLLPDGMRFAAGATRRDWTDELLTEIRGLYARHADAEGHIALEKYFAAAIEDRESLAKGTETPASVAARRGLNARYFNALWMLLNADDHSLVLDEVRARWRAAKPADAPAIAADVRQWQNALARFQTVGHMKPWVVPVNPASTRSDLRFKFPAAPTGRDFVVYLAAQGAGAETSVVWERLRLVKPGRPELPLRDLRAVCDDLFARRALVVATAANCLKAAAEAAAAGDKADRVALARKHDVDPEILGLWLEYLGLTPRTTILLDHFTERMERVGGYDFVKGWGTGETPLAIANSSDGQVRVPGVMKPHGVAVHPSPTLRAGAGWLSPITGAVQIEGVVQPAHPECGNGVTWLLELRRGAIRQRLGGGATAGPAAVKVGPVGPVDVREGDLVSLLIGPRDGNHSCDLTAVDLTIKEPGNEKGVWDLARDVSGDIHAGNPHADGFGHAGVWHLYKEAEQGDDGGQGVPAGSLLARWIASRDPAEKQTLADQIQRLVAGGPPDAKDEGPDAVLQRRLTSLGGPLLSAGLMSVKADRPVSPSSTWGLDPAAFGPRPSGGPIAADSLAVKTPTVVEVRLPAELVAGAELVGSGVLGAGAGAEGLAQLRIVAAKPNPGVGLQADAPLLVAEGSDATARAARAFDDFRRWFPPALCYTKIVPVDEVVTLTLFHREDEPLSRLMLDPAESARLDRMWQELRFISQEALIQVDAFNQLMEYATQDSDPRLFEPYRKPIHEHAAQFRKALVDAEPAQVDGLIRFAAQAYRRPLSAEEAQGLRDLYAKLRKEEIPHDEALRLALARVLVSPSFLYRLEKAAAGAKSATVSDWELASRLSYFLRSSAPDAELREAAASGRLSDPNVIAAQARRLLQAPEARRLAAEFACQWLDVYGFDALDEKSERHFPTFNALRGAMYEETILFFTDVFRSDASVLSIFDADHAFLNEALAKHYGIPGVSGPEWRRVDGVRKFGRGGILGLSTTLAKHSGASRTSPILRGTWVTESLLGEGTPKPPPDVPILADEDASAGGLSVRQIVEKHTSDVRCMGCHARIDPFGFSLEAYDAIGRFRERDASGQPVDAHAKLRDGVEFDGYDGLRHYLSTTRRDTVVRQFSKKLLGFALGREVLLSDEPLLDEILQKLRANDYRISAAVEAIVRSRQFREIRGDAPAVAQTP; encoded by the coding sequence ATGAGCCAGTCCGCAGGCCGCCGTCGCAAAAGCTTCCGCCTCTTGCTGGTCTTGATCCCGACGGCCCTGGTCCTGGCGCAGGTCGGCGCGAGCGCGGCGGTCGATTCGTTCGAGACGCTGACGACCGAGTACGGGCGCGACGTCCAGCCGTTGATGAAGCAATTTTGCATCAAATGCCATTCGACCGAGGAGCAGCAGGGGGACCTCGACCTCGAACGGTTCGCGAAATTCGACGACGTCCGCCGGAACGAGCGCGTCTGGAAGAAAGTCGTGGAGATGCTCGACGAGGGGGAGATGCCCCCGAAGAAGGCGAAGCCGCAGCCGACGGCCGATGAGCGAGCGAAGCTGCGCGGTTGGGCCGCTCGCTATCTGAAGGCAGAGGCCTACGCGATCGCCGGTGATCCGGGCCCGGTCGTCCTGCGCCGCCTGAATAACGTGCAATACACGTACACCCTGCGCGACCTGACCGGCTTCGACTTCCAGCCGGCCCGCGAGTTCCCCATCGACTCCGCCGCCGGCGAGGGGTTCACGAACACCGGGAACGCGCTGGTGATGTCGCCGTCGCTGCTCGGCAAGTACCTGGAATCGGCCAAGCGGATCGCCTCCCACGCCGTGCTGCTGCCCGACGGAATGCGGTTTGCTGCCGGCGCGACCCGGCGCGACTGGACCGACGAACTGCTGACCGAGATCCGAGGTCTCTACGCGCGGCACGCCGACGCCGAGGGCCACATCGCGCTCGAGAAATACTTCGCCGCCGCCATCGAGGATCGCGAGTCGCTCGCCAAGGGGACCGAGACGCCCGCCTCGGTCGCAGCGCGTCGCGGCTTGAACGCTCGCTATTTCAACGCGCTCTGGATGCTGTTGAACGCCGACGACCACTCGCTCGTGCTCGATGAAGTTCGAGCCCGCTGGCGCGCCGCCAAGCCGGCCGACGCCCCGGCGATCGCCGCCGACGTCCGCCAGTGGCAGAACGCGCTCGCGAGGTTCCAGACCGTCGGCCACATGAAGCCCTGGGTCGTGCCGGTCAACCCGGCGTCGACGCGGAGCGACCTGCGGTTCAAGTTCCCGGCAGCGCCCACCGGCCGGGATTTCGTCGTTTACCTCGCGGCCCAAGGCGCTGGGGCTGAGACGTCGGTCGTCTGGGAACGCCTGCGGCTGGTGAAGCCCGGCCGTCCCGAGCTTCCCCTCCGCGACCTCCGCGCCGTTTGCGATGACCTGTTCGCCCGCCGCGCCCTCGTCGTCGCGACCGCGGCGAACTGCCTGAAGGCCGCCGCCGAAGCCGCCGCGGCCGGCGACAAAGCCGACCGCGTCGCCCTGGCCAGGAAGCACGACGTCGATCCCGAGATCCTCGGCCTTTGGCTGGAATACCTGGGGCTGACGCCGAGGACGACGATTCTCCTCGACCATTTCACGGAACGGATGGAGAGGGTCGGCGGCTATGACTTCGTGAAGGGCTGGGGCACGGGTGAGACCCCGCTGGCCATCGCCAACTCGTCCGACGGCCAGGTCCGCGTGCCGGGCGTGATGAAGCCGCACGGCGTCGCGGTCCATCCCTCGCCGACCCTCCGCGCGGGGGCGGGCTGGCTGAGCCCGATCACGGGCGCCGTTCAGATCGAGGGGGTCGTCCAGCCCGCTCATCCGGAATGCGGCAACGGCGTGACCTGGCTGCTGGAGCTGCGCCGGGGGGCGATCCGCCAGCGACTCGGGGGCGGGGCCACTGCGGGGCCGGCGGCCGTCAAGGTTGGGCCGGTCGGCCCCGTCGACGTTCGCGAGGGGGACCTCGTCTCGCTCCTGATCGGTCCCCGAGACGGAAATCACTCGTGCGACCTGACGGCCGTCGACTTGACCATCAAGGAGCCAGGGAACGAGAAAGGCGTCTGGGATCTCGCCCGCGACGTTTCCGGCGACATCCACGCGGGCAACCCGCACGCCGACGGTTTCGGCCACGCCGGGGTCTGGCATCTCTATAAGGAAGCCGAGCAGGGGGACGACGGCGGGCAGGGCGTCCCGGCCGGTTCGCTGCTCGCCCGCTGGATCGCCTCGCGCGACCCGGCTGAGAAGCAGACGCTCGCCGATCAAATCCAGCGGCTGGTGGCCGGCGGCCCTCCCGACGCCAAGGACGAAGGCCCCGACGCCGTGCTCCAGCGCCGGCTGACCTCGCTGGGCGGACCGCTGCTCTCGGCCGGATTGATGAGCGTGAAGGCCGATCGGCCCGTTTCGCCGTCGTCGACGTGGGGGCTTGATCCGGCTGCGTTCGGTCCTCGTCCGTCCGGCGGTCCGATCGCCGCCGACAGCCTGGCCGTGAAGACGCCGACGGTCGTCGAGGTCCGCCTGCCGGCCGAACTGGTCGCCGGGGCCGAACTGGTGGGCTCGGGTGTGCTCGGGGCCGGCGCGGGGGCGGAGGGGCTCGCGCAGCTCCGGATCGTCGCCGCGAAGCCGAACCCCGGTGTGGGGTTGCAAGCCGACGCGCCGCTGCTGGTGGCCGAAGGGAGCGACGCGACGGCCAGGGCCGCGCGGGCGTTCGACGACTTCCGCCGCTGGTTCCCGCCCGCGTTGTGCTACACGAAAATCGTGCCGGTCGACGAGGTGGTGACGCTCACACTGTTCCACCGCGAAGACGAGCCGTTGAGTCGGCTGATGCTCGACCCCGCCGAGTCGGCCCGGCTCGACCGGATGTGGCAAGAGCTTCGGTTCATCAGCCAGGAAGCCTTGATCCAGGTGGACGCTTTCAACCAACTGATGGAGTACGCCACCCAGGACAGCGACCCGCGGCTGTTCGAGCCGTACCGCAAACCGATTCACGAGCATGCCGCGCAGTTTCGCAAGGCGCTCGTCGACGCCGAGCCCGCCCAGGTCGACGGCCTGATCCGGTTCGCGGCCCAGGCCTATCGCCGGCCGCTGTCGGCTGAGGAAGCGCAGGGCCTTCGCGACCTTTACGCCAAGCTGCGGAAGGAAGAGATCCCCCACGACGAGGCGCTTCGGCTGGCGCTCGCCCGCGTGCTGGTGTCGCCGTCGTTCCTCTATCGTCTGGAGAAGGCCGCCGCCGGGGCGAAGTCGGCGACGGTCTCCGACTGGGAGCTTGCCAGCCGGCTGAGCTACTTCCTGCGGTCGTCGGCGCCCGACGCCGAGCTGCGCGAGGCCGCCGCCAGCGGTCGCCTGAGCGACCCGAACGTGATCGCGGCCCAGGCGCGCCGGCTGTTGCAGGCGCCCGAAGCGCGCCGGCTGGCGGCGGAGTTCGCCTGCCAGTGGCTCGACGTCTACGGGTTCGACGCCCTCGATGAGAAGAGCGAGCGGCACTTTCCGACGTTCAACGCTCTTCGCGGGGCGATGTACGAGGAGACGATCCTGTTCTTCACCGACGTGTTCCGGTCCGACGCGTCGGTGCTCTCGATCTTCGACGCCGACCACGCGTTCCTGAACGAGGCGCTCGCCAAGCACTACGGAATCCCCGGCGTGAGCGGTCCCGAATGGCGGCGCGTGGACGGGGTGCGAAAGTTCGGCCGGGGCGGGATTCTCGGTCTGTCGACGACTCTCGCGAAGCACTCGGGGGCGTCGCGGACCAGTCCGATTTTGCGAGGGACCTGGGTGACGGAGTCGTTGCTCGGCGAGGGGACGCCCAAGCCGCCGCCGGACGTGCCGATCCTGGCCGACGAGGACGCCTCGGCCGGCGGATTGTCGGTCCGGCAGATCGTCGAGAAGCACACCAGCGACGTCCGTTGCATGGGGTGCCACGCGCGGATCGACCCGTTCGGCTTCTCGCTGGAAGCGTACGATGCGATCGGCCGGTTCCGCGAGCGCGACGCCTCGGGCCAGCCGGTCGACGCGCACGCCAAGCTCCGCGACGGCGTCGAGTTCGACGGCTACGACGGGCTTCGCCATTACCTCTCGACCACGAGGCGCGACACGGTCGTCCGCCAGTTCTCCAAGAAGCTGCTCGGCTTCGCCCTCGGCCGCGAGGTGCTGCTCTCGGACGAGCCGCTGCTCGACGAGATCCTCCAGAAGCTTCGAGCGAACGATTACCGCATCTCGGCGGCCGTCGAGGCGATCGTCCGCAGCCGCCAGTTCCGAGAGATCCGGGGCGACGCCCCGGCCGTCGCCCAGACTCCGTGA
- a CDS encoding DUF1552 domain-containing protein: protein MQNSELSRRTFLRGVGVTMALPWLESRNVWGAESPSTRPASEPPVRLGVLFAGNGFHGKEWWARGEGKSMELGKVLAPLHDFREKMLFIRGLYNEEALKGNIHSSQTGNLLSGAPLASGGDIRSGTSFDQLLAQSYGGSTKVPSLVLGCEQANPAVHKNYSMLYSSHISWTSPTSPTPLELYPSLAFDRLFKDEVLKGDQSVLDAVIADARDFRRDVSLADQRKLDEYLESVREVEQRIDRAGKRGELQGWKPTIDKPNLPRPADGIPQDIAEHMRLMCDIVVLGFQTDATRVTTLKLNNDHSSLRFPQLGVDYMIHHLLSHSDTADWLKVNQLFTSQLAYIARKLDAIQEGERTALDNSMLMFCSSMMSGAHDATQLPVVVVGGGGGKIRGGRVLDYLKSPNRRMCSLYLSMLDKAGLHRDEFGDSKEPLSDV, encoded by the coding sequence ATGCAGAATTCCGAGCTTTCCCGGCGTACGTTCCTCCGAGGCGTCGGCGTCACGATGGCCCTGCCGTGGCTCGAATCGCGCAACGTCTGGGGGGCCGAGTCGCCCTCGACCCGACCGGCCAGCGAGCCTCCGGTGCGGCTCGGCGTGCTGTTCGCCGGCAACGGGTTCCATGGCAAGGAGTGGTGGGCGCGCGGCGAAGGCAAGTCGATGGAGCTGGGCAAGGTGCTCGCCCCGCTGCACGACTTCCGCGAGAAGATGCTGTTCATCCGCGGCCTCTACAATGAAGAGGCGCTGAAGGGGAACATCCACAGCTCGCAGACCGGCAACCTGCTCTCGGGCGCGCCCCTGGCCTCGGGCGGCGACATCCGGTCGGGCACGAGCTTCGACCAGCTTCTCGCCCAGAGCTACGGCGGCTCGACCAAGGTGCCCAGCCTGGTGCTCGGCTGCGAGCAGGCCAACCCGGCGGTCCACAAGAATTACTCGATGCTTTATAGCTCGCACATCTCGTGGACGTCGCCGACGAGCCCGACGCCGCTGGAGCTGTACCCGTCGCTCGCCTTCGACCGGCTGTTCAAGGACGAGGTCCTCAAGGGCGATCAGAGCGTGCTCGACGCCGTCATCGCCGACGCCCGCGACTTCCGCCGCGACGTCAGCCTCGCCGACCAGCGCAAGCTCGACGAGTACCTCGAATCGGTCCGCGAGGTCGAGCAGCGGATCGACCGCGCCGGCAAGCGCGGCGAGCTTCAGGGCTGGAAGCCGACGATCGACAAGCCGAACCTGCCGCGCCCCGCCGACGGCATCCCCCAGGACATCGCCGAGCACATGCGGCTGATGTGCGACATCGTCGTCCTCGGCTTCCAGACCGACGCCACCCGCGTGACGACCCTGAAGCTGAACAACGACCACAGCTCGCTGCGGTTCCCCCAGCTCGGCGTCGACTACATGATCCACCACCTGCTTTCGCACTCCGACACCGCCGACTGGCTGAAGGTCAACCAGCTGTTCACCAGCCAGCTGGCCTACATCGCGCGGAAGCTCGACGCGATCCAGGAAGGCGAACGTACGGCCCTCGACAACTCGATGCTCATGTTCTGCTCGAGCATGATGAGTGGCGCGCACGACGCCACCCAGCTTCCCGTGGTGGTCGTCGGCGGCGGCGGCGGCAAGATCCGCGGTGGGCGCGTGCTCGACTACTTGAAGTCGCCCAACCGCAGGATGTGCAGCCTGTACCTCTCGATGCTCGACAAGGCGGGCCTCCACCGCGACGAGTTCGGCGACTCCAAGGAGCCGCTCTCGGACGTCTGA